One Myotis daubentonii chromosome 3, mMyoDau2.1, whole genome shotgun sequence genomic window carries:
- the LOC132229334 gene encoding jun dimerization protein 2-like, whose product MMPGQISDPSMTAGSLPGLSPLTGFPSLALTAEKLKYADICHIGAMIAPLHFLEVKLGKRPQPVKSELDEKEEQRKRHLEKNKVVAARCRNKKERTEFLQRESEWLELMNAELKTQMEELKQERQQLILMLNRHRPTCIVRTDRVKTPDSEGNPLLEQLEKK is encoded by the coding sequence ATGATGCCTGGGCAGATCTCGGACCCTTCCATGACTGCGGGCTCTCTGCCAGGGCTCAGTCCCCTGACCGGATTCCCCAGCTTGGCCCTGACTGCAGAGAAGCTGAAATATGCTGACATCTGCCACATTGGGGCCATGATCGCccctttgcacttcctggaggtGAAACTTGGCAAGAGGCCTCAACCTGTGAAAAGTGAGCTAGATGAGAAAGAGGAGCAGAGGAAAAGGCACctggaaaagaacaaagtggTGGCTGCCCGATGTCGGAACAAGAAGGAGCGGACGGAGTTTCTGCAGCGGGAATCCGAGTGGCTGGAGCTCATGAATGCGGAGCTGAAAACCCAGATGGAGGAGCTGAAGCAGGAGCGGCAGCAGCTCATCCTGATGCTCAACCGGCATCGCCCCACCTGCATCGTCAGGACCGACCGTGTTAAGACCCCCGACTCAGAAGGCAACCCactgctggagcagctggagaagAAGTGA